In Glycine max cultivar Williams 82 chromosome 4, Glycine_max_v4.0, whole genome shotgun sequence, the genomic stretch ataacattcctTGATGCAAATTATAATGTAATTTCTTTATTGGAAATGAGTAATACCCcgaaatatcttttttaaaactCCTAACAAGCATAAGAATACTCCATAAGTAATTGAAATGAAGCAAATTACATTCCCAAGTCTATATTTTAGGGAATGAGTTTTTAGTCCATAAAATAAATACActcttatttttaatcaattatttaatttaaaaatattcctaaaaattctaaaatccaatcaaacaaatttttaaatattcactAGAATAATGCTTCCACTAATAATATTCCTAAAAATACAGTATCATAACTTAAAACAAATACTCTCCAATCATCAAATGGATTAACAATATTGTACATTAGTCTCAAACTAGTCAGCGTTTGCTAGTTCAATGGCGTATCAGGTCAGGGTTGTAACCAACACATTGAAGAGttgcattatattatattttcatgatAGATCTATAGAACACactttttactattttaattaattcaaatttattgaaaaaaaaattgtaagcttcacattttatttaatatttttatgattttataacttttccagaaattttaacttatttaaaaaaatgtttttaaaattaaggacAGTTGTCTAGTTTTAATGAGAAGTGCGAGCAAGTAGTAACATGCTTTTTAattcatcatttttaatataatttcttttattagttaaaatatattaaaaattataaaattatgaagaaaaaaattattaattagaatatGAAATCCccatagttttataattttaaataataaaaaatatattaaaaataagagtgTCCAACAGTGAATGGCATTCAGTCTCACCAGTTTTGGTATGTTTCCAACAGTGGAACCAGATTATCCTGCAGCACAGGTGCTGCCAAGAATGGCATTCAGTCTCACcagaattttaatttccaatatttttttcaagtgATTTcagatagttttaaaaaaaaattaactaatttttttattattatttagtaaataatttttttaagtaaattttaatattttttaataatttttgaaatgttatttaaaatagtatttttaaaatgctagtttctacttttttctattttattcttaaaatatttatttaatttcttataatacttttaaatatgtcattttatattttttaactacttcaaccattaattttatcgaacacttataatttgataaaataatttaaaagatttcaattattaattaatttttcaacttccaactaACTTGTTTATTTTCAGTTAACTTTTCATCTCATTTTCTCAAACTAAAGTTTTGATTAGTGGATGAAATtactacaaataatttttaatataagcgTCTTCAGCATCAACAACGAgttttctttttacttattCTCGAAGCAACTAAGTATTGTTTTCACATGAGTCTCTATAGTCTCATATGATACAAATCCTCTCAAGGTTGCCAACAAGAacattaagaagaagaaaaaaaaacctaggGTAAGGCTCATAGACTAAAATGTCTTATTAGATGGGGATATACAACTTAGATCTTAGTTATTTTTCTATGTCAATCGcactaaaaaaaactatgaattattatgattatcagtaacattttaattaacaacattttgaaaatttaataaatttaaattttttaaatatgaataaattgaTTTGTAAAAGAAAAGACACTATAAATGTTCCTAAAAAAGTTagaatgataattatataatattaaatcaatattataataaatatttaattatatattataataataaaataatattctaagaaatatttaaaatataaaaacttaatagtattcctctctctctctctctctctctatatatatatatatatatatatataaaatgttatatacaattttaaatcaatactatagtaaatacataaaatgtaaaaaaaaaaaattcaagtgacaataaaaaaatttatatcttaaaaaaatataaagaaaataatttaataacatgCATAATGAAtataaacaattcaaataaaataaaaaaaacaacaataaactAATACTATAATATTCAGAAATGTAAAAACTAttacaacaataacaataatataataggCTAAACTCTAAAgtacaaaaaagtaaaaacaaaaaaaagaaaaaagaaaaaccatgcACAATAATAAATTCTGATTATAAtatcaaaactaataaaataataatattaaaatacaaaatttgaaatactacttaaatatatgattttaaaaaaaattacagagaaaatataaaaataaactatttaaatcaaaatacatcaaatttttttataacgtgtgaaaattaaaattcaaaacttaaattgaaattaatttcacaataatgttcaaattcaaattatccaaaataaaaaaaataattatgtttaaataacaatataaatatttaaaatatcataaatatacataaaataataataaaaatgttgatTACTATTAAGACTTAATTATACAATTTGTTCATTAATTGTAACTAAAAGTTCGATCAACtcctttaattattaaaaaatgtaatcaaatcttttaattatttaaaaacgcTACAATCATACTGGTAGATAATGTAATTTAACTCAATTTAAGGATTAAAGTgtcataacttaaaaaaaatgcttctttACAACAATAATTTCTCATGGAAGCAATAAATTTAgaaatacttaaaataatagtaatagacATTTAACTGAGTGTTTTTCTCCTCACATCTACTCTCCTAGATGAGATTCAAAAGATGATGAATTCATTTTGCTGGGGTAgtaacaaaaactcttagaaagacaTCCATTTGTTAAGCTAGGAGCATTTGACAACCAAAAAGGAGGATTCATATAGACGTGGGTTGAATGTTAATGACAATCCTCCTTGCCTGGTTGTCCTTAAGAGAGTTTATAAGGGATAGACAGCCATACACCACATGCCTTTGGCCAATTATATGGTGAGGGTGGGTGTTGAAAAAATGATGTTTGTGTCCCTATACCCACTAAAGAGATTCAGTTAGTGGGACAGGCCCTGAACACCTTCATTGCTTGGTTAAAACATCTTGTACGACCTTTCCCAGAAAAGATATTTCCTTTTTGTTgcgtttattattattaaaaaataatttgttacaaataaaatgttaaCTAGCATTAGCATATGTTTATTTAACTGTGTAGGGTAAACATGTATCGAAGAAACCAACGAAGCATGTTGATAGGTCAGAACCTGATGACGATCCTATGTATCAAATGACTTTGATGATCCCACAACTTTTTCTCAAACCTATGTAAGTGTCGTCAGATGCAACTATGTTTGAGgtgtataataataatgttcccttgtacataaagcatggaGATCTTGGGGAAATAGCACACGATGACCAATGTCTAAACATTGTTATTATACAATTATGGATTATGtaagtaaaatttaatcataCTCTACTACATAATTGATTGTATAAATTGATGCATAATTTACTTTGtttcaacaaaaataggcaTATGAATGAGTTAAGTCTTTGATCAAGGAATGATTTTGTGTATGAATTCCTTGAACCACAATCTGTACAAAGATGAGGGCAATCATAGTTTGAATCTGaagattatatttaaaaatggatGTAGAATTCACAGAGAGATGTTTACCTAAGAGCCTTGTTGAATGGGTAAGTAAAACTTaacaaatacatttaaataatgtatgcataataataacttaatgttTTCCAATGCAGTGGACATTGACAACTAGTGGTTATATTTCCTAAGGACAATATTGTTacttggttttgttcattgcataataaGTCCGACAAACTACTTGGAAGAAATGGTTAAAATGTCAGTTTTAATTTGCAATACATTTACTTTATCCTTAGTatttgacatcaatattttaatcgTACAATATACATGCATGCTTCTCTTAACGAGTGCTTTGAATGGATTCAATAATAATCACTGAAGTAAATCCAAGGCAAATGCTAAATGGATTccaattaaaataagtaatttaaacaatgttttatctctttaaaatgacattttattacttcgtaaattaattttgggataaatttgaatttgttattgaatttagtgtaataagcaaAGAGAAACCACTGAGTGCAACTATTATGTCATGTATTAGATGTCAACCATAATCCTAGAAAGTTTTAAGGATAATTGAGAAatgataattgtttatttcataaCTAATTTCATTTGTTATAGTTGTTATTATTTACACTGATTAAGTTGTGTTTTATTATATGATGCAAAATTTGACTAATCTAAGACCATTGTAACTAGAGAGAATAAAGACAATTCACATTCAATggataaaatatttactaaGAGTTATAATAAAACACTAAATGTTTAAGGAATTTTAGAATTGTTAGAGTTATGTTTAGCTTAGGTTATAAATGATATTTATGTATCGAGATTATTGTTTCATGTAGTTtcagtgtttttttatttaatagtatttatttaacaataatttgaatataatatatattgtttggATTGTTTCTGACCTACATTGGTTTTGCTTTTAATTTACATGTTTGGGTTCATTtatcaacaaaatataaaaaaagtgcaAAACCAATATCAATTAAGTCAAAACTGATGTTGGTATGATAacaaaacaacatcagttttaccAAAATTGACATTATAATGCACtgtacaacatcggttttgaccaAAATTAATGTTGTAATTACTATTCAACATTGGTTTGGGGAAAACTCATGTTGTATAGTGCattacaacatcaattttggtATAACatatactatttttatattatttttttatattttatctatcTATTGCCATAACACATCGATTTTGGGAAAAATTAATGTTGTATAATGgatttaaacattaatttttataactaatgttaaaaatgacttattttaaCAATGATTGTTTCAATACGGATGttaaatattctttaaaatgGATGTTAATGACCTATTTTCTAATAATGACGTTTCTATATTcaagttttgaaaattatttaataggCAAACCAATCAAGTTTCTCACTCCTTAGCAACAACttctaaattttatgtttgtcaACAATTGTTTTTCCATAGTTCTCTTGTATTAACTCTCTTGTTTATATTGATATAATATGTCtttatccttgaaaaaaaaaacagacttAAGTTTTTTTTGCCGAAAATGTAATTCTGAGATTGaaagcaaaaaatataaacattaatGAGAGACTAATTAGAGGGGGAGAGAGTAATGAAACAGAGGcaactctttttcttgtttcctATCAACAACATTCTCCTTCGTCTCGAAGTTTATCCGTACGTGCCATTTTACCatttcttgtttatttatttttcttttcctttctctgTACTCAATAAATCACATTTCAAGTCCACCTTGGTCAGTCTTCCTCCTCTAACGTTCCTTCCTTTGCTGTTACAACACTCACTCACTCGCTCTCCGCGCTTTTCTGGAGGCGCGTGAGTCTCAACCGCCACATTTTCTTCGCGCGATCTTCCTACGATCAGTGGTGATTCCTCTTTTTCTCTCCGATTTTCACACTTTTCTTTATGAGCCGATACGATGCCGTTTTGTCTTCGTTATGAGTTCTTTGCTACCTGCGTTGGTTCTGTTGGGAAAGTTCGTTTTGCATGTTGCTCATCCATGTAAAGATGATGAATatattaaaactataaaataaaaaattaataaagaaagaataaaataggTTCGTATCTAACGAAGATTTTCGGCTTGTTTTCACGTTTAActgcattttctatttttggttgAATGTTATGAAGaagagtgaaaagaaagaaagacaaggCTCACAGCAATAGTTGGGTCTTCCAAAAGGATTAAACTGTTTTTTGGGGTTTGAATAAACTCATAATATTTTACGGTGAATCTTCCCTGAACGCTATGAGTTTTCATATAGAATCCTGGCTGtgtgttggtgtttttttttttttttttaagattggatttatgtttttttttaccctaTCTTCTTCAAGCTtccaaaagaatttaaaatggatGGGTTTTTAAGGAGGGATTCTGTTGCTGTCGTTTATCTCTGTTTGTAATATTAGAATAACACAATAACAAAACCTTCTGCCTTCTACTACTACCTCTGTTACCTAAACTGTTGATGTTTAAAGTCAGTACACACAGCTTAAGGAATAGTTAATACTacctataataaattattactatttagTCTAAAATTCTCTCATTTAATATCTTTTATAGGAGTAATTGTTtgtttgaaaataacaattattaaatAGGGGTATatgtagaaaaaaatagttaatgagACTTGAAATTTGTAAAACATCAATAGTTTTGGACTTGAGGAAGTATCATCTAAGCTGCGTTTCAATCTCAATGTGCGCACTTAATAttcaaagcaaaataaaaagtgtAGCCTGAGTGCATTTGCAAATGTGTCTTTTCTTGGGTCCTGCTATGAGAGAAGCATGCTGCTAAATGTTAATTTCAATATCTGTAAAAGCTTTACTGTGTTATGATTTTATCGAATCACCTTTACCCTCCCTTTTTGTAATGATGTGAAATGTTTATAAGATGGCAATCTTCATTTATCTGGAGTTTTGGCTGTTGTGTGTCTTGTACCATAACTATAAGTGCTTCCCCTTGCATTTGGTTCATGTAAAACCATTATCCTTTCATGCACGTTGTGTTGGTGTTTTGTGGTATTACATTGAGATTCCTCccttcatttgttttgtgcctGCATTTGATTCATGTAAAAGGATCATCTGTTCATGTGCATGTCCATTGTGGTGATCTTTTTACAGTATTACATTGTGATTCTTCTTTGTAGTAATACAATGAGATTACTCCCTTCAAGTGCATTGCCCCTGCATTTGGTTCATAGTAGTCAATACTGCAACTTTGCACCAGTATAATGATGATGTGTTCCAGCACAGCCCCCTGCCATGTCTGTGTGGCATGTAGTGGAGCAGTTAAGTGTTGTGCTTATTGTGAGGTGAATCGTGTCTGCCTGTGTAGAATCATGGCAATCCTATATGTTATTTTTTCCATGCATAAAACCCCATTTGTTTGACCCCTCAAACAATGTCATCTGGGGCTGCTTCTGTGTGGCTTGCAGTGGAGCATTACAGTGTCATGGATTCATGGTTATTGCATCACGGATTGTGGCCACCCTACTTGTTATTCTTTCCTTGTGCAAAACCCTGTTTGTTTGGCCACTCAAAAATGTCATTTGATGCTGTTTCTGTGTGGCCTGTATTGGAGTAGTTCAGTGTTGCTGTAATTGCAGTGCAACTTGTGGCTGCTTTTGCATAGACCTGTGGCCATCCTAGCTGTTGTTCTCTCCATATACAAATCCCTGTTTGTTTTGCCCCTCAAAATGTCATTTGGTGCTGTTTCTGTGTGGCCTGTAGTGGAGCAGTTCAGTGTTGTGGTTATTGTGGCACGAATTGTGGTCTCTTTCGCATGGAATTGTGGCATTTCCGGCTGTTATTCTTTCCATATACAAAAACCTATTTGTTTGGCTCCTCCAACGACGTCGTTTGGTGTCATAAGGCTACAATTCCATGTGAAACGGCCACAATCTGCCTCAGGAAAAAACCCGTTTGTTTGGCCCCTCTAACGATGTCGTTTAGTGTCATAAGGTGGGCAGTCTTGGGATTTTTTGCCCTTAAAAGAAAACCCTACTTCTCTTTGCTATTTGATGCAAATCATCTGACCCTGAGCTCTCAGCTGCGCTTCTGGCCAATCTGTGGCACTCCAGTTGAGTTTCCGGCCAACCCTCAATCTGAAATTTTGGCAAACTGTTCTGTGGTCTCTATTCTGATCACATCCTTTGGGGCCTGTACTCTTGACATCAAAGAGGGGCCCATGTTCTGTTATGTGTGTGTATCAATGTTGTAAAGATCCCGAGTAAAATCGTGATCTTGCATGATTTCATGATCTTGTACCCTGCTTCCAAGCTGAATTGCGGGTAAAATCGTGAACTTGCATGATTTCACAATTTTGCTCCCTGCCTCTGAGTTGGATTGTGAGCAAAATTGTGAAACGGTGGGATCGGTTTATGATCATAGTCACAGATTGGATTGAAATCGTAATATCGGttgatttttcttatcttcTGAGCTGgattttctgagacaggttgaatgcctcaaatttattttaacccaCTCTATTGGTGCCCTAAATTGATACTTTCTGTTTCTCCCCCATTTTCAGACCTAGACAAGCACTACccagcttttctctctcttttctattCTCTCTATCTCTTGGCTTATCCCTTTTGTCTCCTCAGTCTTGACTCGACCCTCTCTCTGCTATGATTGTTTGCTGCTGTGTGCCTGTGTGCGTTATACTTGACCCTCTCTCTCTGGTCTGCTGTGATCGTGACTGAGTGCTCTGTTTTGCACTCCTGTTCTCACTGAACAGTGACACCTGTGAcactaaactttattttttatgcagcCATGACCTTTCTCagtattatttctttttcttttcttttccctaAAACTCATGGGTTGggtgattttagcctttattcAAGATATCTTCTCTACTGTGtcttttattatattctttggttttatgttatattcacttcttttattttttccacaaattattataaaatacagAACagaatgaaatattaattatacttatacagtatttataacttataaaataataggtatataaatatttaattttttaaatggattttactgatattattatatgtattatctaattatatttatcaaatttttgcattaaagtatatttttatatttttggtagATTGTTATGATCCTTGTTAGGATCCCATGTTCATGATTTTGCAACCCTCTGCCCGATCTTAAGTAGGATATATCGATCTTGACAACATTGGTGTCTATGTATTGTTGTCTCTTTCTTTCACTGTTGTGCTTAGATAGGTAACCTTATGTTGCTCTTTGTtgctttactttattttttcttttgtattacTTGACTCTTACTATTAACTTCTGTATTTGGCCTAAAATTAtgacttaattattaattatgaatatGTCTCTAATTAtggctattttatttatttatttgagcatatatatatatatatatgtatatgcatatatatgtatatgtagcAAAAATTCTATAAATTTCATAGTAATGATCAACTGGTCATCCTGGTATCCACAATCCTGCTGTAGCAGTTTTGGGGTTGGCCATTCTGGCTGCTATTCTCCATCCTTTCATGTGCATTGTATCGGTCTCGTTTCATGCACATTGTGTTGGTCTTTTTGTAGTTTTACATTGGGATCCCTACCCTCCATGTGCATTGCCCCTGCATTTGATTCATGTACAACCTTTTGCACACGTTGCATTGGTCTTTTCGTATTATTACATTGAGATTTCTCCCTTCATGTGCACTGGCCCCTGCATTTTTCATGTACAAGCAGTATCCTTTCACACATATTGCATTGGTTCTTTTGTATTATTACATTGAGACTTCTCCCTTCAGTTATATTCTATTTATTGTATGCCTCCTTTCCATGTTGACTTCATAGTGAAGTGTTGATTTCTTTATTTGAGATTCTGAGAACGTAATATTTCAGTGAATGAATTTCTTACAATGCTTTGACTTGATTGTGTCTTTAGCTGTATGTAGATtaagatttctctttcttaggtTTATTAGTTTATTGTAGTTGACAAATGAACtgattttctgttttcaagTTCCTTCAGTTTTATTATTCTCTATGCACTTTACCTCCCATCTATTATGCGTAAcacaaaaatattgatgcagaaCAGAGCatataaaaatgagtttgaaaagaGGAGGTGGGAGACCTGTAACTGTGGCTAACAATGATATGTCCAAAGGGAAAAGCATATCTGAACCTCAGCCAAAAGTTGAGCAGTTGACTCAGGGTATTGCTGATACTAAGCTAAACTCAGAACAAGATGATGGTGAGTGGGAGGTATATGCAAGGAAATCCAAGAACAAGGCTGGAAGCAGTGCTGCAAAACCATGGGGCCCCCCGGTCCATAATTCTAATCCTAGGGCATGGGGGAATGCTGAAATGGTTCAAAAGCCAGGCATCCGGAGTCATGGTGGAGTTGGAAGATCTTCTGGAAATCCCTGGCAGACACCAAATGCTAACTTTAGGAGACCAGCTGGCAGAGGAAATGGAAGGCCTCAATTAGGAACAAGTGGATATGAAAGCAACTATGTGACTCCAAATCCTGTAATTCGGCCTCCACTCGAGCATGGCTGGAACTGGCAATCCAGACCTGGTGCAATGCAGTCCAATGTAAGGGATGAAATTTCACCAGAGGACCTTCAAAAGAATTATGGTGTTGATGATGATGGGGAGGAGGAGGAATCTGATGATTTGGAAGATACTGATGATGATCTGATGAGTGATGACGATGATTCTGATGCTAGTCAAAAGAGTCATGAGACACGTAAGAAAAGCAAATGGTATAAGAAGTTCTTTGAGATTTTGGATGGCTTGACTGTTGAACAGATAAACGAACCAGAAAGACAGTGGCATTGTCCAGCTTGCCAAGGTGGTCCTGGAGCTATTGATTGGTACAGAGGACTGCAGCCCTTGGTGACACATGCCAAAACAAAGGGATCAAAAAGGGTGAAGATTCACAGGGAGCTTGCTATACTTTTGGATGAGGAATTACGCAGAAGGGGTACTTCAGTAATTCCAGCTGGGGAAGTATTTGGAAAGTGGAAAGgtttgaaagaagaagaaaaggaccaTGAGATAGTTTGGCCTCCAATGGTTGTCATTCAGAATACAAAGCTTGAACAGGATGAAAATGATAAGGTATAGCTATATTTTATTGGTGtcatatttgatattttgtttgcttGTATTTATGGAGCATAACattcacaattttttaataacattacTGGTTTTTATGTTTactttggattttgttctttgtattCAGTGGATAGGTATGGGTAACCAAGAACTTCTTGATTATTTTAGCACATATGCTGCTGCAAAAGCACGGCACTCTTATGGCCCACAGGGTCATCGTGGGATGAGTGTTTTGATATTTGAAGCCTCAGCTAGTGGCTATCTAGAGGCAGAGCGTCTCCACAAGCATTTTGCAGAGCAAGGAACTGATAAAGATGCTTGGTTCAATCGCCCTATTTTATATCTACCTGGGGGGAATCGCCAGCTCTATGGATACATGGCTACAAAAGAAGATCTGGACTTTTTCAACAGGCATTCCCAAGGTTCCATTTCCTCTTTCTTGGTTACTTTTATTCATATTTGCATTATGCAGATTGTTTGATGTCTACCCGGTACAGGTTAATTTATGGAGACAAAGTATAAGTTGACCTTTTTTTTGGCCTCCTTTCTTCTGAAACTATGTAGGTAAATCTAGACTCAAATATGACATAATGTCATATCAGGAGATGGTTGTACACCAAATTCGGCAAATGAATGAAGACAACCAACAGCTGCTCTATTTTAAGGACAAGGCTGTGAAAGGtgcaaaacacacaaaagctcTTGAAGAATCTATTGGTATAATGTCTGAGAAGCTGCGGAAGACAATGGAGGAAAATCGCATTGTGAGGAGGAGAACTAAAATGCAACATGAAGAGACCAAAGAAGAGGTAATACTAACATCAAACAGACTACATggctattaattttattgaaaagtgGTTACCTTGTTGTGGAACGTACTTTATTATTTCTGATGCCACTGAGTTGTGGTTAGCATATGCTTCTGGTTGATTGCTTCGTTGAAATTTTTTAGCTGTAATTACAAGAGTGGATAATCTAAAGTTATCTTTAATCTTCCTGTATGAATGTTTTGCATATAAAAATGTGATTCATGTACCATTGAACTTCAGTTTGATGTGTCAAATTAGACTAGCACTGAATATGAGATACAGTTGCATATTGTTgatcttttacat encodes the following:
- the LOC100804352 gene encoding protein SUPPRESSOR OF GENE SILENCING 3 isoform X1 → MKQRQLFFLFPINNILLRLEVYPTEHIKMSLKRGGGRPVTVANNDMSKGKSISEPQPKVEQLTQGIADTKLNSEQDDGEWEVYARKSKNKAGSSAAKPWGPPVHNSNPRAWGNAEMVQKPGIRSHGGVGRSSGNPWQTPNANFRRPAGRGNGRPQLGTSGYESNYVTPNPVIRPPLEHGWNWQSRPGAMQSNVRDEISPEDLQKNYGVDDDGEEEESDDLEDTDDDLMSDDDDSDASQKSHETRKKSKWYKKFFEILDGLTVEQINEPERQWHCPACQGGPGAIDWYRGLQPLVTHAKTKGSKRVKIHRELAILLDEELRRRGTSVIPAGEVFGKWKGLKEEEKDHEIVWPPMVVIQNTKLEQDENDKWIGMGNQELLDYFSTYAAAKARHSYGPQGHRGMSVLIFEASASGYLEAERLHKHFAEQGTDKDAWFNRPILYLPGGNRQLYGYMATKEDLDFFNRHSQGKSRLKYDIMSYQEMVVHQIRQMNEDNQQLLYFKDKAVKGAKHTKALEESIGIMSEKLRKTMEENRIVRRRTKMQHEETKEEMYMQEQFFKDQIKIIHDSRDAKEEDFEKMQQEEREKVKQSSSTGHVNAEEYRLKVEEYLKFVEVQDKEMENFVAEKEKLLHAHGMGYAAMKRRHWEEEVQYEQKFDEELANLMEKYSPLEKFNGI
- the LOC100804352 gene encoding protein SUPPRESSOR OF GENE SILENCING 3 isoform X2, with the protein product MSLKRGGGRPVTVANNDMSKGKSISEPQPKVEQLTQGIADTKLNSEQDDGEWEVYARKSKNKAGSSAAKPWGPPVHNSNPRAWGNAEMVQKPGIRSHGGVGRSSGNPWQTPNANFRRPAGRGNGRPQLGTSGYESNYVTPNPVIRPPLEHGWNWQSRPGAMQSNVRDEISPEDLQKNYGVDDDGEEEESDDLEDTDDDLMSDDDDSDASQKSHETRKKSKWYKKFFEILDGLTVEQINEPERQWHCPACQGGPGAIDWYRGLQPLVTHAKTKGSKRVKIHRELAILLDEELRRRGTSVIPAGEVFGKWKGLKEEEKDHEIVWPPMVVIQNTKLEQDENDKWIGMGNQELLDYFSTYAAAKARHSYGPQGHRGMSVLIFEASASGYLEAERLHKHFAEQGTDKDAWFNRPILYLPGGNRQLYGYMATKEDLDFFNRHSQGKSRLKYDIMSYQEMVVHQIRQMNEDNQQLLYFKDKAVKGAKHTKALEESIGIMSEKLRKTMEENRIVRRRTKMQHEETKEEMYMQEQFFKDQIKIIHDSRDAKEEDFEKMQQEEREKVKQSSSTGHVNAEEYRLKVEEYLKFVEVQDKEMENFVAEKEKLLHAHGMGYAAMKRRHWEEEVQYEQKFDEELANLMEKYSPLEKFNGI